In a genomic window of Columba livia isolate bColLiv1 breed racing homer chromosome 4, bColLiv1.pat.W.v2, whole genome shotgun sequence:
- the SGMS2 gene encoding phosphatidylcholine:ceramide cholinephosphotransferase 2, with product MNTIETAKLEEHMEVQNNDTSSGYSRPTLSVSEENKNGTSKPKGLSNGLRKTAKKYPDYIQIAMPAEARNKFPLEWWKTGIAFVYALFNLILTTVMITVVHERVPPKELSPPLPDKFFDYIDRVKWAFSVSEINGMILVGLWIFQWLFLRYKSIVGRRFFFIMGTLYLYRCITMYVTTLPVPGMHFQCAPKLNGDSQAKVQRILRLISGGGLSITGSHILCGDFLFSGHTVILTLTYLFIKEYSPRHFWWYHLICWLMSAAGIICILVAHEHYTVDVIIAYYITTRLFWWYHSMANEKTLKVSSQTNFLSRAWWFPIFYFFEKNVQGSVPCSFSWPISWPPSCFKSSCKKYSRVQKTGEDNEKST from the exons ATGAATACCATTGAGACAGCAAAGCTTGAAGAGCATATGGAGGTTCAAAACAATGACACTTCTAGTGGCTACTCACGACCTACTCTCTCAGTCAGTGAAGAGAACAAAAATGGCACTAGCAAACCAAAGGGCTTGTCTAATGGCTTGcgaaaaacagcaaagaaatatcCGGATTACATCCAGATTGCCATGCCTGCTGAGGCTAGGAACAAATTCCCTCTGGAGTGGTGGAAAACAGGCATCGCCTTTGTCTATGCTCTCTTCAACTTGATTCTAACGACTGTCATGATCACTGTGGTCCATGAGAGAGTACCTCCAAAGGAGCTGAGCCCTCCCTTGCCTGACAAATTTTTTGATTACATTGATCGTGTGAAATGGGCTTTTTCTGTATCAGAAATAAATGGAATGATACTAGTTGGATTATGGATATTCCAGTGGTTGTTTCTTAGATACAA ATCAATAGTGGGACGCAGGTTCTTTTTTATAATGGGAACTTTGTATCTGTACCGCTGTATTACTATGTACGTTACCACCTTACCTGTGCCTGGAATGCATTTTCAGTGTGCGCCAAAG TTGAACGGAGATTCTCAGGCAAAGGTTCAGAGGATCCTGCGGCTGATTTCTGGTGGTGGTCTGTCCATAACTGGATCACACATCCTGTGCGGAGACTTCCTGTTTAGTGGTCACACTGTGATATTAACGCTGACCTACCTGTTCATCAAAGAGT ATTCACCGCGTCATTTCTGGTGGTATCACTTAATCTGCTGGCTAATGAGCGCTGCTGGCATCATTTGTATCCTCGTTGCTCATGAACACTATACCGTAGACGTCATCATTGCTTACTACATCACCACACGGCTTTTCTGGTGGTACCACTCCATGGCTAATGAAAAG ACTCTAAAGGTCTCTTCGCAGACAAACTTTCTCTCTCGAGCATGGTGGTttccaatattttatttctttgagaaGAATGTGCAAGGCTCTGTTCCTTGCAGCTTTTCCTGGCCGATATCTTGGCCTCCCAGCTGCTTCAAATCTTCGTGCAAAAAGTATTCACGGGTTCAGAAGACGGGAGAGGACAATGAAAAATCTACCTGA